From Butyricimonas paravirosa, one genomic window encodes:
- a CDS encoding MFS transporter, with translation MNNWKKVFAIIWTGQFFSILTSSLVNFAIILWLTFETKSAETLAFATIAAMLPQGILGMFSGVFIDRWSRKKIMILSDSFIAFCTLILAFLFYFEQAEVWQIYLLLALRSIGSAFHAPSMQASIPLLAPESQLLRIAGINQMINSACNIAGPALGALAITTLAMPVVLMLDVIGAILACTSLAFVKIPNPPPGEHAGENNVLQDLKEAQREVVSHRGMPLLLILSIIATFFIMPVSVLFPLMTLNHFSGDAFQMSLIEAIWGVGALFGGVALSIKQYKINKITLINLTYILLGAGFTASGLLSPNAFVWFVMFTAFEGVIGSLYFASFTAVIQTKINPAILGRVFSIYMSLSMLPSMLGLMSTGFIADHVGITNTFVIGGLVILAIGVISFCLPSLLQVGKLTVNGKTHNI, from the coding sequence ATGAATAACTGGAAAAAGGTATTCGCAATTATATGGACAGGACAGTTTTTCTCCATACTGACCAGTTCTCTCGTTAATTTTGCCATCATTTTATGGCTAACCTTTGAAACTAAATCGGCAGAAACTTTGGCTTTCGCCACGATTGCCGCCATGTTACCGCAAGGCATCTTAGGTATGTTTTCCGGAGTATTTATTGACCGGTGGAGCAGGAAGAAAATCATGATCCTGTCTGACAGTTTCATTGCTTTCTGCACGCTTATTCTAGCCTTTTTATTTTATTTCGAACAAGCGGAAGTTTGGCAAATCTATCTATTGTTAGCACTACGATCGATAGGTTCAGCTTTCCATGCTCCTTCAATGCAAGCATCTATCCCATTACTCGCTCCAGAATCTCAATTATTACGGATCGCCGGGATCAACCAGATGATCAATTCTGCCTGTAATATAGCCGGACCAGCTTTAGGAGCCTTGGCAATTACCACGCTCGCCATGCCTGTCGTGCTTATGCTCGACGTGATCGGAGCCATACTCGCCTGTACCTCGCTGGCTTTCGTCAAAATACCGAACCCACCACCCGGTGAACATGCGGGAGAAAACAATGTCCTTCAAGACTTAAAAGAGGCTCAACGGGAGGTTGTCAGCCACCGGGGGATGCCATTATTGTTAATCCTCTCGATCATAGCCACATTTTTTATCATGCCAGTCAGCGTGCTTTTCCCTTTAATGACCCTCAATCACTTTTCAGGCGATGCTTTCCAAATGAGTCTGATTGAAGCCATCTGGGGAGTCGGAGCCCTATTTGGGGGAGTAGCCTTGAGTATCAAACAATACAAGATCAACAAAATCACGCTGATCAACCTGACATACATCCTCTTGGGAGCCGGATTCACGGCATCTGGCCTACTATCTCCCAATGCTTTTGTCTGGTTCGTCATGTTTACCGCATTTGAAGGCGTGATCGGGTCATTATACTTTGCCTCGTTCACAGCCGTTATCCAGACGAAAATCAACCCGGCAATACTCGGACGAGTATTTTCCATATACATGAGCCTTAGTATGCTCCCCTCCATGCTCGGATTAATGAGTACCGGGTTTATTGCCGATCACGTGGGGATTACAAACACGTTCGTCATTGGTGGGCTCGTGATATTAGCTATCGGGGTTATATCATTCTGCCTCCCGTCCTTGTTGCAAGTGGGTAAATTGACCGTTAACGGGAAAACCCACAATATCTAA
- a CDS encoding protein-disulfide reductase DsbD family protein, whose product MKKRLLTLIFTLFVGTFSVFAQMSDPTSWTFSQKKTGDNEYALTFKATIQPGWTVYSMSTPAGGPMPTSITIEKVGEGIELVGTAEESEPSKKHDDVFGVDVWYYSNNYTITQKIKVTDPSITTVKGSVEFQACQEGACVPGEKDFAIELGNKGADKATVAAADETKDATEDDSLWLFFWVAFGSGLLAVVMPCVFPMIPMTVSFFMHGDSNKAKAKAKAIFFALSIVGIYTALGLIISFLLGPGFINWLSTNWLPNICFFIIFMIFAASFFGAFEIVLPSWLVNKSDKQADKGGYIGAFFMAFTLVLVSFSCTAPIVGTVLVEAARGSVLRPIIGMLGFSIAVALPFGFFSFFPSKLSNLPKSGGWLNAVKVVLGFVEVALGFKFLMVADQTYHWGLLDREVYIAIWVAVFTLQALYLMGKIKFAHDSDLPYIGVPRLVMIIITMSFVIYLIPGMFGAPLKALAGYFPPQETIDFDINRIVRDNAKEIMKSGVQVGGTQGAASAASNEPVKYSDFLHLPHGLDGYFDYDQALKAAQAQDKPLFIDFTGHGCVNCREMEQSVWSDPRVLEMLKNDYIIVALYVDDKTKLPAEEVYVSEYDGKKKNTLGKKNTDFQIKQFESNAQPNYILLDSRKGNEKVLKPHVLQPARGYNKDRDAFVKFLQDGLKEYKARAGK is encoded by the coding sequence ATGAAAAAGAGACTATTGACGTTGATCTTTACGTTGTTCGTGGGAACCTTTTCGGTTTTCGCTCAAATGTCTGACCCGACAAGTTGGACGTTTTCACAGAAGAAAACCGGGGATAACGAATACGCTTTAACCTTTAAAGCAACCATTCAACCCGGGTGGACGGTTTACTCCATGTCAACCCCGGCAGGTGGTCCCATGCCTACATCAATTACCATTGAGAAAGTGGGAGAGGGAATCGAATTAGTGGGTACGGCCGAGGAGAGTGAACCAAGTAAAAAGCATGATGATGTTTTCGGAGTCGATGTGTGGTATTATTCAAATAATTACACCATAACCCAAAAGATCAAAGTTACCGATCCTTCCATTACTACCGTGAAAGGAAGCGTTGAATTCCAGGCTTGTCAGGAAGGTGCTTGTGTGCCGGGGGAGAAGGATTTCGCGATCGAGTTGGGTAACAAAGGTGCCGATAAAGCTACTGTTGCTGCTGCCGATGAAACGAAGGATGCAACCGAGGATGATTCCTTGTGGCTGTTCTTCTGGGTGGCTTTTGGTAGTGGATTACTGGCAGTTGTGATGCCTTGCGTGTTCCCGATGATCCCGATGACGGTGTCATTCTTCATGCATGGGGATAGTAATAAAGCAAAAGCAAAGGCAAAAGCTATTTTCTTCGCCTTGTCTATCGTTGGTATCTATACCGCTTTAGGATTGATCATTTCGTTCTTGTTAGGACCGGGATTCATTAACTGGTTGAGTACGAACTGGCTGCCTAATATTTGTTTCTTCATTATATTCATGATCTTCGCTGCATCTTTCTTTGGAGCGTTCGAGATCGTGTTGCCGTCTTGGTTGGTAAATAAATCGGACAAACAAGCTGATAAAGGTGGTTACATCGGAGCTTTCTTCATGGCATTCACGTTGGTATTGGTGTCATTCTCTTGTACCGCCCCGATCGTGGGAACCGTGTTGGTAGAGGCTGCACGCGGATCTGTATTACGCCCGATCATCGGTATGTTAGGATTCTCTATCGCCGTGGCATTGCCTTTCGGATTCTTCTCTTTCTTCCCTTCAAAATTAAGCAATCTACCGAAATCAGGAGGTTGGTTAAATGCGGTGAAAGTTGTATTAGGATTCGTGGAGGTTGCCCTTGGATTCAAGTTCTTGATGGTAGCAGACCAGACTTACCACTGGGGATTGTTAGACCGTGAGGTTTACATCGCTATCTGGGTAGCCGTGTTCACGTTACAAGCATTGTACTTGATGGGTAAAATCAAATTCGCTCACGATAGCGATTTACCATATATCGGAGTACCTCGTTTGGTGATGATTATTATTACCATGTCATTCGTGATCTATTTGATCCCGGGTATGTTCGGGGCACCGTTGAAAGCTTTGGCCGGATATTTCCCGCCACAAGAAACGATTGACTTCGATATTAACCGTATCGTGCGTGACAATGCGAAAGAGATCATGAAGAGTGGCGTGCAGGTAGGTGGAACACAAGGTGCCGCTAGTGCCGCATCCAACGAACCTGTAAAATACTCTGATTTCTTGCACTTGCCCCACGGGTTGGATGGTTATTTCGATTATGATCAGGCATTGAAAGCCGCACAAGCTCAAGATAAACCCTTGTTCATTGATTTCACCGGTCACGGTTGTGTGAACTGTCGTGAGATGGAACAAAGCGTTTGGTCTGATCCTCGTGTGCTTGAAATGTTGAAGAATGATTATATTATCGTGGCTCTTTACGTGGACGATAAGACTAAATTACCAGCAGAAGAGGTTTACGTGTCAGAGTATGACGGAAAGAAGAAAAACACGCTTGGAAAGAAGAATACAGACTTCCAGATCAAGCAATTCGAGTCGAACGCTCAACCGAACTATATCTTGTTAGATAGCCGTAAAGGTAACGAGAAAGTATTGAAACCGCATGTATTACAACCCGCTAGAGGTTATAATAAAGATCGGGATGCTTTCGTGAAATTCTTGCAAGACGGTTTGAAAGAGTATAAAGCTCGTGCCGGAAAGTAA
- a CDS encoding Rne/Rng family ribonuclease: MNTELVIDVKAEEVVIALLKDKRLVELTTEKTSVKFAVGDIYYGKVKKIMPGLNAAFVNVGYEKDAFLHYLDLSPQFYSLDSYIKQCIARKGMPVAKLKLEPEISKNGKIGDVLSVGQYVAVQVAKEPISTKGPRLTSELSIAGRHLVLMPFSEKVSVSQKIKSVEERKRLKRLIESIRPKNFGVIVRTVAEGKNAELFDSELTELVERFETAFKHLRDIEPPKLILGEIDRTSVILRDILNPSFENIYVNDLALSKEIKRYISTIAPEKEGIVKFVSTEVPIFDHFGVDKQIKSSLGRTVSFKNGAYLIIEHTEAFHVIDVNSGNRVKLGDDQESNALEVNLAAADEVARQLQLRDMGGIIVIDFIDMQQAENRQKLFDKMRSAMELDRAKHTILPLSKFGLMQITRQRVRPEMTVTTTETCPVCHGTGKADAAVLVIDKIEDQLEFLVEEKKIKNLVLKVHPFVEAYLKKGFWSLRRKWAFKHHIHLKVVGVPSFYIYEYKFFNRFNREIEPE; this comes from the coding sequence GTGAATACTGAGTTAGTCATAGATGTAAAAGCGGAAGAAGTAGTAATCGCCTTGTTAAAGGACAAGCGGTTGGTAGAGTTGACAACGGAGAAGACTAGCGTTAAATTTGCGGTAGGTGACATCTATTACGGGAAAGTGAAGAAAATCATGCCCGGTTTGAATGCCGCTTTCGTTAATGTCGGCTATGAAAAGGATGCCTTCCTGCATTACCTTGATCTCAGTCCCCAGTTTTATTCTTTGGATAGCTATATAAAGCAATGTATAGCCCGGAAGGGGATGCCTGTAGCCAAGTTAAAACTGGAGCCGGAAATCAGTAAAAACGGGAAGATCGGGGACGTGCTTTCTGTCGGCCAATATGTTGCCGTGCAGGTTGCGAAAGAACCTATTTCCACCAAGGGCCCGCGCTTGACCTCCGAGTTGAGTATTGCCGGGCGCCACCTAGTTCTGATGCCTTTCTCGGAAAAGGTATCCGTGTCACAAAAGATAAAATCGGTCGAAGAACGGAAGCGTTTGAAAAGACTGATTGAAAGTATACGCCCCAAGAATTTCGGGGTGATCGTGAGAACTGTCGCTGAAGGCAAGAATGCCGAGCTATTTGACAGTGAATTAACAGAACTTGTTGAACGTTTCGAGACCGCGTTCAAACATCTTCGGGATATAGAGCCTCCCAAGCTGATTTTGGGAGAGATTGACCGAACCAGCGTTATTCTCCGGGATATATTGAATCCCTCGTTCGAGAACATTTATGTGAATGATTTAGCATTGAGTAAAGAAATTAAGCGTTATATCAGCACGATAGCTCCGGAGAAAGAAGGTATCGTTAAATTTGTGTCAACCGAGGTACCGATCTTCGATCATTTTGGGGTGGACAAGCAAATCAAGTCTTCGCTGGGACGTACCGTTTCGTTTAAAAACGGGGCATACCTTATTATAGAACATACGGAAGCTTTTCACGTGATAGACGTGAATAGCGGAAATCGTGTGAAATTGGGCGACGATCAGGAATCAAATGCCCTGGAAGTAAACTTGGCTGCTGCCGACGAGGTGGCTCGTCAGTTACAATTGCGAGACATGGGAGGTATTATCGTGATCGACTTTATTGACATGCAACAAGCGGAAAACCGCCAGAAGTTGTTCGATAAGATGCGTTCGGCAATGGAACTCGATCGTGCCAAGCATACCATACTCCCTCTGAGTAAATTCGGATTAATGCAAATCACGCGCCAGCGGGTACGTCCGGAAATGACCGTGACGACCACGGAGACTTGTCCCGTGTGTCATGGAACCGGTAAAGCAGATGCAGCTGTTTTAGTGATTGATAAGATTGAAGACCAGCTTGAGTTCTTGGTCGAGGAGAAGAAAATCAAGAATCTGGTATTGAAAGTACACCCCTTTGTGGAGGCGTATTTGAAAAAAGGTTTCTGGTCTTTGCGTAGGAAGTGGGCTTTCAAGCACCATATCCATTTAAAGGTGGTCGGAGTACCCTCTTTTTATATTTACGAATATAAGTTTTTTAATCGTTTTAATAGAGAAATAGAACCTGAGTAG
- a CDS encoding HU family DNA-binding protein, whose amino-acid sequence MTKADIVNEISRTTGIEKAAVQTTVEAFMEAIKGSVIDGKNVYLRGFGSFVVKKRAEKTARNISKNVTIKIPEHFIPSFKPSKSFVNQVKDQVK is encoded by the coding sequence ATGACAAAGGCGGACATCGTGAATGAAATTTCAAGAACCACTGGTATCGAGAAAGCTGCGGTACAAACTACAGTTGAAGCTTTTATGGAAGCAATAAAAGGTTCTGTGATTGATGGAAAAAATGTATATTTAAGAGGTTTTGGAAGTTTTGTAGTGAAAAAGAGAGCTGAGAAAACCGCTCGTAATATTTCTAAAAATGTAACGATCAAGATTCCTGAACACTTTATTCCTTCGTTCAAGCCTTCGAAGAGTTTCGTCAATCAGGTGAAAGATCAAGTAAAATAA
- a CDS encoding single-stranded DNA-binding protein, giving the protein MVNKVILIGNVGADPDVKYLEGGVAVARFSLATSEVYNNKNGERVTQTEWHNIVLWRNLAQIAEKYVRKGMMLYIEGRIRTRSWDDQNGVKRYTTEIYGDNFQMLSRKQDNGDKPQDTHMPQAPDLSGGDDSDDLPF; this is encoded by the coding sequence ATGGTAAACAAAGTTATTCTTATCGGTAATGTCGGGGCTGACCCGGACGTAAAATATCTCGAAGGAGGTGTTGCCGTGGCAAGATTCAGCCTTGCTACGTCGGAGGTGTACAATAATAAAAACGGAGAACGTGTAACTCAAACCGAATGGCACAATATCGTTCTCTGGCGGAATCTGGCTCAAATAGCCGAAAAATACGTTCGCAAGGGGATGATGCTTTACATCGAGGGACGTATCAGAACCCGTTCATGGGACGACCAAAACGGGGTGAAAAGATACACGACCGAGATTTACGGGGATAATTTCCAGATGCTATCCCGCAAACAGGATAACGGGGATAAACCTCAAGACACGCACATGCCACAAGCACCCGATTTAAGCGGTGGTGACGACAGTGACGATCTCCCGTTCTGA
- the gldE gene encoding gliding motility-associated protein GldE — MDTDYIPLAGQIFTGAFTLIDLIFVIILLLLLLCSALISGSEVAYFSLSPSQLKYLEDNGYEKARNLQQKPNRLLATILISNNFVNVAIVVLSTYLVNSLFDFSAYPTLGFIIQVIVVTFVILLAGEIIPKLYANRSQLNMVIFMAGPLTFLSHLFRPLSALLIGSTSIISKRMDKKDNLSIDQLSKALELTKDTAINEEKDILEGIVRFGNIDAVDIIRPRINVIAIDGSSSYQQVKEIITEHGYSRMPVYEENLDNITGILYVKDLLQHLDEKEDFHWQTLIRPAYFVPETKKINDLLEEFQTKKVHLAIVVDEYGGTSGIVTMEDIIEEIVGDINDEYDEQEIVYTRDKNGAYIFEASTLLNDFYKITDIEEDSFQEVEGDADTLAGLILEIKGELPHKDEVITYKEHQFKVLEVDNRRIKKIQYKKTGQVPPSSITAPPIS, encoded by the coding sequence TTGGACACAGATTATATTCCCCTTGCCGGGCAGATTTTTACAGGTGCATTCACCCTCATCGATTTAATTTTCGTCATTATCTTATTGCTTTTATTATTATGCTCGGCATTAATTTCCGGTTCGGAGGTTGCCTATTTCTCACTTTCTCCTTCGCAATTAAAATACTTGGAAGACAACGGGTACGAGAAGGCCCGCAACCTGCAACAGAAACCCAACCGACTACTCGCCACGATTTTAATATCCAACAATTTCGTGAACGTGGCCATTGTCGTGTTGTCCACCTATCTGGTAAATTCATTATTTGATTTCTCGGCTTATCCCACGTTAGGTTTCATTATCCAAGTGATCGTGGTAACGTTCGTGATCTTACTGGCCGGAGAAATCATTCCTAAATTATACGCCAACCGCTCCCAGTTGAACATGGTGATTTTCATGGCAGGTCCACTGACCTTCCTGTCTCACCTGTTCCGTCCGCTATCCGCCCTGTTGATCGGTTCCACCTCTATTATCAGCAAGCGCATGGATAAAAAGGATAATTTATCCATCGACCAATTATCCAAAGCCTTGGAATTAACCAAGGACACGGCAATCAACGAGGAAAAAGACATTTTGGAAGGCATTGTCCGTTTTGGTAATATTGACGCGGTTGACATCATCCGTCCCCGCATCAACGTGATCGCCATTGACGGGAGTTCAAGCTACCAACAAGTGAAAGAGATCATCACGGAACACGGTTACTCACGTATGCCCGTGTACGAGGAAAATCTGGATAACATCACGGGAATCCTCTACGTGAAGGATTTATTACAACATCTGGATGAGAAAGAGGACTTTCACTGGCAGACCTTAATTCGTCCGGCCTATTTTGTCCCGGAAACCAAAAAGATCAACGACCTGCTGGAAGAGTTCCAAACGAAAAAGGTACACTTGGCGATTGTTGTTGATGAATACGGGGGAACCTCCGGAATCGTCACGATGGAAGATATTATCGAAGAGATCGTGGGCGACATTAATGACGAATACGACGAACAGGAAATTGTTTACACGCGGGACAAGAATGGGGCATATATTTTCGAGGCTTCCACACTGCTGAACGATTTCTACAAAATCACGGACATAGAGGAGGATTCATTCCAAGAAGTGGAGGGAGATGCAGATACCTTGGCCGGACTGATCCTTGAAATCAAGGGGGAACTTCCTCACAAGGACGAGGTGATTACATACAAAGAACATCAATTCAAAGTACTCGAAGTTGACAACAGGCGAATCAAGAAAATTCAATACAAAAAGACCGGGCAAGTCCCTCCCTCGTCTATAACTGCCCCGCCGATAAGCTAG
- a CDS encoding alkaline phosphatase family protein → MKKLLLLASVLAWVSGVFAEEKPKLIVGVVISHFYPEWMDMYANELSDNGLKRIMKQGARVNMNYNYFYTQTGVDHASIYTGMLPTEHGIVSRAWYDRLRRKRQYSTQSDRYTEIGDQQADSIKSLSPDYLQTMSLGSAMKWNNPMSRVFSIAMNGDEAVLSGGSSADMAIWFSEKTGKWVSSSYYRSELPEWLRMYNTWVESDHFVNKGWMMLSDEDKSAARIRLTNHFYYDIARAKKEYNTYRVLKATPYANTLVRVLAEKLIDEERLGVDNDPDLLALNFSCLDYMSRDFTIDSSEEKDMLIRLDMDIAALVSKLDTRVGKGNYTLFVTFSEMRELMPEDLRKIKVNSDYFSIFKSVALLKSYLGLVYGPGDWISDYDQGQIYLNRDLIEQKKINLKEMQDKVADFMIEFEGVAKVMTAYSLTHTSFPEGVNRLVQNSFSHKRSGDVFFCIHPTWVSELKELEDTYFRHTKRPIVPLYLYGAGVKADLKGNYTMSDLLPTLCKILGINVPYTAHGKAMF, encoded by the coding sequence GTGAAAAAGTTATTGTTATTAGCGAGTGTATTGGCTTGGGTATCTGGTGTCTTCGCGGAAGAAAAACCGAAATTGATAGTGGGAGTGGTGATCAGCCATTTTTATCCGGAATGGATGGATATGTATGCTAACGAATTGTCGGATAATGGTTTGAAACGGATCATGAAACAAGGAGCCAGGGTGAATATGAATTATAACTATTTTTACACGCAAACCGGGGTGGATCACGCGTCGATTTACACGGGTATGTTACCCACGGAACATGGGATCGTGTCGAGGGCGTGGTACGATCGTTTACGCCGGAAACGTCAGTATTCTACTCAATCCGATCGTTATACGGAAATCGGTGATCAACAGGCGGATAGTATAAAAAGTTTGTCTCCCGATTATTTACAGACGATGAGCTTGGGGAGCGCCATGAAATGGAATAATCCCATGTCCCGGGTGTTCAGTATTGCCATGAATGGTGACGAAGCTGTTCTAAGTGGGGGAAGTAGTGCCGATATGGCCATCTGGTTCAGCGAGAAAACGGGTAAATGGGTGTCCTCTTCTTATTATCGTTCGGAATTACCCGAATGGTTGAGAATGTATAATACATGGGTCGAGAGCGATCATTTTGTGAATAAAGGATGGATGATGTTGTCTGACGAGGATAAGTCGGCTGCCCGTATTCGCCTGACGAATCATTTCTATTATGATATAGCCCGGGCAAAGAAGGAATATAATACTTACCGGGTTTTGAAAGCCACACCTTACGCGAATACATTGGTACGGGTGTTGGCCGAAAAATTGATTGACGAGGAAAGGTTGGGAGTGGATAATGATCCGGATTTGCTGGCCTTGAACTTTTCCTGTTTAGACTATATGTCCCGGGATTTCACGATAGATTCGAGCGAGGAGAAGGATATGTTGATCCGTTTGGATATGGATATTGCGGCATTGGTAAGTAAGTTGGATACCCGGGTCGGGAAAGGAAACTATACGCTGTTCGTGACCTTTTCCGAGATGCGGGAATTGATGCCGGAGGATTTGCGGAAGATTAAAGTGAATTCTGATTATTTTAGTATATTTAAATCTGTGGCCTTGTTGAAGTCTTACTTGGGTTTGGTTTACGGGCCGGGTGACTGGATTTCGGATTATGATCAGGGACAAATTTATTTGAACCGGGATCTGATCGAGCAGAAGAAGATAAATCTGAAAGAAATGCAGGATAAGGTGGCTGATTTTATGATCGAGTTCGAGGGGGTAGCCAAAGTCATGACAGCCTATTCATTAACGCACACATCCTTCCCGGAAGGGGTAAATCGGTTGGTTCAGAATTCGTTTTCTCACAAACGTAGTGGAGATGTCTTTTTCTGTATCCATCCGACTTGGGTTTCGGAATTGAAAGAGTTGGAGGATACTTATTTCCGGCATACCAAGCGTCCGATTGTTCCCCTGTATTTATACGGTGCGGGAGTGAAGGCCGATTTGAAAGGGAACTACACGATGTCGGATTTATTACCTACCTTGTGTAAGATATTGGGAATAAATGTTCCTTACACGGCACATGGAAAGGCAATGTTTTAG
- a CDS encoding Lrp/AsnC family transcriptional regulator, giving the protein MSAKYQIDDIDRKILSHLVKNARIPFLEIARECGISGAAIHQRVKKMEDSGIIEGSRFIVKPDALGFGVCAFIGVILDHAHTYKTVVKEIESIPEVTECHFITGGFTFLIKLRCNDHQHLMDILINTLQNIPGIAKTETFISLDQLIEKQIALSPQDK; this is encoded by the coding sequence ATGAGTGCAAAATATCAAATCGATGACATTGATCGCAAGATCTTGTCTCATCTTGTAAAAAATGCAAGAATTCCCTTTTTGGAAATAGCCCGGGAATGTGGCATATCCGGAGCCGCCATCCACCAACGCGTGAAAAAGATGGAAGACTCCGGTATTATCGAAGGTTCCCGTTTTATCGTGAAACCCGACGCACTTGGTTTTGGAGTATGTGCTTTTATCGGGGTTATCCTTGACCACGCTCACACCTACAAGACTGTCGTGAAAGAGATTGAAAGCATCCCGGAAGTTACAGAATGTCACTTTATCACGGGCGGCTTTACCTTCTTGATTAAATTAAGATGCAACGATCACCAGCACTTGATGGATATTCTGATCAACACGTTACAGAACATCCCCGGTATCGCTAAAACCGAAACATTCATCTCCTTGGATCAGCTTATCGAGAAACAGATAGCCCTATCTCCACAGGACAAATAG
- a CDS encoding diacylglycerol/lipid kinase family protein — protein MVHYRILFIVNPISGFGLGWEIPYRIRHIAAYKHIEYNIRFTEYAGHAKEIVEQAKHQNYTHIIAAGGDGTVNEIGTALINTGIAFGVISLGSGNGFARHLGFSQMMNKALKQILKSETTDIDVVEINGHYSLNVSGFGFDAEVAHFFSRMKIRGIFSYIYSIIHMWFRYPGKRYVFHIDGKTWEEDCFVLSVANSSQYGNNASIAPKASLRDGLVDICILKRPKYYQIPRFLYCFMNSKIARLPYFSEIQCKEAILEGDLNKAHIDGDPYILESPVKVKVLPGVLKVIAPKLSRKKKNMTV, from the coding sequence ATGGTTCATTATCGAATATTGTTTATCGTGAATCCTATATCGGGGTTCGGTTTGGGCTGGGAGATTCCTTACCGGATAAGGCATATTGCGGCGTACAAACACATCGAGTACAATATACGTTTCACGGAATATGCCGGGCACGCGAAAGAGATCGTGGAGCAGGCCAAGCATCAGAATTACACGCATATCATTGCGGCAGGTGGAGATGGTACGGTAAATGAAATCGGTACTGCCTTGATAAATACAGGAATTGCTTTTGGCGTGATTTCTTTGGGGAGTGGTAACGGCTTTGCCCGTCATTTAGGCTTTTCCCAGATGATGAATAAAGCGTTGAAACAGATTTTGAAAAGTGAAACCACGGATATTGATGTCGTGGAGATTAATGGCCACTACTCGTTGAACGTGAGTGGTTTCGGCTTTGATGCCGAAGTGGCTCACTTTTTTAGTAGGATGAAGATCCGGGGTATATTCTCCTACATCTATTCAATCATACATATGTGGTTTCGTTACCCCGGTAAGCGTTACGTGTTTCATATAGACGGGAAAACGTGGGAGGAAGATTGTTTCGTTTTGAGTGTTGCCAATAGTTCCCAGTATGGAAATAATGCCTCGATAGCCCCCAAAGCCTCGTTACGGGACGGGCTGGTTGATATTTGCATTTTGAAGAGGCCTAAATATTATCAAATACCTCGTTTCCTCTATTGCTTTATGAATTCCAAGATCGCCCGACTTCCTTATTTTAGCGAAATCCAATGCAAGGAGGCGATTTTGGAAGGAGACTTGAATAAAGCCCATATTGATGGAGACCCGTATATTTTGGAATCCCCGGTAAAGGTAAAAGTACTTCCTGGAGTATTGAAAGTAATTGCCCCAAAACTATCCAGGAAGAAGAAAAATATGACGGTTTGA